One Flavobacterium sp. 90 DNA segment encodes these proteins:
- a CDS encoding SRPBCC family protein, which yields MKVYKLETVQHLNASIEKCWDFFSSPQNLQTITPDDMSFVIQDFDGKRMYPGQVITYTLKPLLGITINWMTIITVSSENQYFVDEQRFGPYTLWHHKHFFEPTETGTKMTDVVHYALPFGILGQLANKIMVRNKLKSIFEYRHKKIEEIFNSKA from the coding sequence ATGAAAGTATATAAACTAGAAACCGTACAACACTTAAACGCCAGTATCGAAAAATGTTGGGACTTTTTTTCGAGTCCGCAAAACCTGCAAACGATAACACCTGATGATATGAGTTTTGTCATTCAGGATTTCGACGGCAAACGAATGTATCCGGGACAAGTTATTACCTATACTTTAAAACCTCTTTTGGGCATTACAATAAATTGGATGACAATCATAACAGTTTCTTCAGAAAATCAATATTTCGTAGACGAGCAACGTTTTGGTCCCTATACTTTATGGCACCACAAGCATTTTTTTGAACCAACAGAAACCGGTACAAAAATGACAGATGTCGTACATTATGCTCTACCCTTTGGTATCTTAGGGCAACTCGCCAATAAAATAATGGTCAGGAATAAACTGAAATCCATTTTTGAGTACCGTCACAAAAAAATCGAAGAAATATTCAATTCAAAAGCATAA
- a CDS encoding sterol desaturase family protein, protein MISFLIFLGVFLFMECVTWLTHKYIMHGLMWYFHADHHQPKYENTFERNDIFFVIFATPSIILFYFGVQGGFNYLFFIACGITLYGLCYFLVHDVLIHQRFKWFKNTKNKYLIGLRKAHKIHHKHLGKEDGECFGMLFVPFKYYKM, encoded by the coding sequence ATGATTTCTTTTTTAATCTTTTTAGGCGTTTTTCTCTTCATGGAATGTGTTACCTGGCTTACACACAAATATATTATGCATGGATTAATGTGGTATTTTCACGCAGATCATCATCAGCCAAAGTACGAAAACACTTTTGAGCGAAACGACATATTCTTTGTGATTTTTGCCACACCAAGTATAATTCTGTTTTATTTTGGAGTTCAGGGCGGATTCAATTATTTATTTTTTATTGCCTGTGGCATAACTTTATATGGTTTATGTTACTTTTTAGTTCATGATGTATTGATACATCAACGTTTTAAATGGTTCAAAAACACAAAAAACAAATATCTGATTGGTTTAAGAAAAGCACATAAAATACATCACAAGCATTTAGGAAAAGAAGATGGAGAATGTTTCGGAATGTTATTCGTTCCTTTTAAATATTATAAAATGTAA
- a CDS encoding deoxyribodipyrimidine photo-lyase — protein sequence MTKQKANFFWFRRDLRLDDNIGLFNVLQSDFPVIPLFIFDEDILDNLPKDDARVSFIYDSLEKINEELNTINSSILIKKGKTFEVWKSLVEEFDIQHVFFNKDYEPYAIKRDIAVSDLLKQNNIEATSFKDHVIFEEKEITKSDGLPYTVYTPYKNKWLEKYLLAGQVHEYDTKPFLKNFAENQFPFPDLSEIGFEKSTIKVIPHNLTQIANYKETRDFPALDSTSYLSPHLRFGTVSIRKLVNWANKKNQTFLSELIWREFFIQILFNFPNCVNHNFKSAYDGIQWRNNEEDFKRWCSGTTGYPMVDAGMRQLNETGYMHNRVRMVVASFLCKHLLINWQWGEAYFAKKLLDFELASNVGNWQWAAGTGCDAAPYFRVFNPEIQQKKFDEKGIYIRKWIPEFDLGYNEPMVDHAFARDRAISTYKAGILK from the coding sequence ATGACAAAACAAAAAGCAAATTTTTTCTGGTTTAGACGCGATTTACGATTAGACGATAACATTGGATTATTCAATGTTTTGCAATCTGATTTCCCTGTAATTCCGTTATTTATTTTTGATGAAGACATTCTCGATAATCTTCCTAAAGATGATGCGCGAGTTAGTTTTATCTACGATTCTTTAGAGAAAATAAATGAAGAATTAAACACAATCAACTCTTCTATCTTAATCAAAAAAGGGAAAACTTTTGAGGTTTGGAAATCGCTCGTTGAAGAATTCGATATTCAGCACGTTTTCTTTAATAAAGATTACGAACCTTACGCCATAAAACGTGACATCGCTGTTTCTGATTTATTGAAACAAAACAATATCGAAGCCACTTCCTTTAAAGATCATGTAATTTTTGAAGAAAAAGAAATCACAAAATCAGATGGACTTCCCTATACCGTTTATACACCTTATAAAAATAAATGGCTAGAGAAATACCTTCTCGCAGGACAAGTTCATGAATACGATACTAAACCATTCTTAAAAAACTTTGCCGAAAATCAATTCCCATTTCCTGATTTATCAGAAATTGGTTTTGAAAAAAGCACCATAAAAGTCATTCCACATAACTTAACTCAAATTGCCAATTACAAAGAAACCCGAGATTTTCCGGCTTTAGACAGCACATCTTATCTTTCGCCACATCTACGTTTCGGAACCGTTAGTATTAGAAAACTTGTGAATTGGGCAAATAAAAAGAATCAAACTTTTCTAAGCGAATTGATTTGGAGAGAGTTTTTTATCCAAATCCTGTTTAACTTCCCTAATTGTGTGAATCACAATTTCAAATCAGCTTATGATGGAATTCAATGGCGCAATAACGAAGAAGATTTTAAACGCTGGTGTTCCGGAACGACAGGTTATCCAATGGTTGATGCCGGAATGCGTCAACTAAACGAAACCGGTTATATGCACAATCGCGTTCGAATGGTTGTTGCGAGTTTTTTATGCAAACATTTGTTGATTAACTGGCAATGGGGAGAAGCTTATTTTGCCAAAAAACTATTAGATTTCGAATTAGCATCAAACGTCGGGAATTGGCAATGGGCAGCAGGAACAGGCTGTGACGCTGCGCCATATTTCAGAGTTTTTAATCCAGAAATTCAACAAAAGAAATTTGACGAAAAAGGAATCTACATCCGCAAATGGATTCCTGAATTTGACTTAGGATATAACGAACCAATGGTCGATCATGCTTTTGCAAGAGATCGCGCGATTTCAACTTATAAAGCAGGGATTTTGAAATAG
- a CDS encoding phytoene/squalene synthase family protein produces MKSLFDTVSFKCSKLVTQNYSTSFSLAVKMLSPSIRDAIYSIYGFVRFADEIVDSFQDYDKENLINDFEKEYYKAFEAGISLNPILNSFQHTVKQYNITDDLVQAFLKSMKLDLIKSNYNTQTEYEDYIYGSADVVGLMCLKVFVKGNNQKYEQLKNEAMRLGSAFQKVNFLRDLKDDTLVLNRNYFPGVNLNSFDENTKTAIVNEIEEDFKIAYQGIVKLPIEAQFGVYTAFIYYKKLLKKLKNTPYYEIGNSRIRVSNYTKAGLLAQSFVTYKLKLV; encoded by the coding sequence ATGAAATCACTATTCGACACCGTTTCTTTCAAATGCAGCAAGTTAGTTACTCAAAACTACAGCACCTCATTTTCGTTGGCCGTCAAAATGCTGTCACCAAGTATTCGTGATGCGATTTACAGCATTTACGGATTTGTTCGTTTTGCAGACGAAATTGTCGATTCTTTTCAGGATTATGACAAAGAAAACCTCATCAATGATTTTGAAAAAGAATATTACAAAGCTTTCGAAGCTGGTATAAGTTTAAATCCAATTCTTAACTCGTTTCAGCACACGGTAAAACAATATAATATTACAGATGATCTTGTTCAGGCATTTTTAAAAAGCATGAAACTCGATCTCATTAAATCAAATTACAACACCCAAACAGAATACGAAGATTATATCTACGGCTCCGCCGATGTTGTTGGTCTAATGTGTTTGAAAGTTTTCGTAAAAGGAAACAATCAAAAGTATGAGCAACTTAAGAATGAAGCAATGCGATTAGGATCGGCTTTTCAGAAAGTAAATTTCCTGAGAGATCTAAAAGACGATACTTTGGTTTTAAACCGAAATTATTTTCCCGGCGTTAACCTAAATTCTTTCGATGAAAATACTAAAACAGCTATCGTCAACGAAATCGAAGAAGACTTTAAAATCGCTTATCAAGGAATTGTAAAATTACCTATCGAAGCACAATTTGGTGTTTATACTGCTTTTATTTATTACAAAAAACTATTAAAAAAGCTGAAAAACACACCTTATTACGAAATAGGAAACTCAAGAATCAGAGTTTCAAATTATACCAAAGCAGGACTTTTGGCCCAATCTTTTGTAACTTACAAACTAAAACTGGTATAG